A part of Solea solea chromosome 8, fSolSol10.1, whole genome shotgun sequence genomic DNA contains:
- the ptgesl gene encoding prostaglandin E synthase 2 produces the protein MRQEIKWSTYRKVPILMVDDVQLNDSSVIISSIRTHLINQNKSMSDITSCYPELKSVSDSGKEVTEYSNKYWLMLSEDETAAIYPEKGTQKEEMKWRKWTDEWLVHLISPNVYRTSGEALASFDYIVREGNFGSFEGFFAKYVGAAAMFVISKRLKRRHNLQDDVRQDLYKAVNEWVAAIGKKRKFMGGDCPNLADLAVFGVLRVMEGLQAFDDMMNNTKVKWWYRRMERATLGHH, from the exons ATGAGGCAGGAGATCAAGTGGTCGACCTACAGGAAGGTGCCCATCCTGATGGTGGACGACGTG CAACTGAACGACTCGTCCGTCATCATCAGCTCCATCAGGACTCATTTAATCAACCA GAACAAAAGCATgtctgacatcacttcctgttacCCGGAGCTGAAGTCGGTGAGCGACAGCGGGAAGGAAGTGACGGAGTACAGTAACAAATACTGGCTGATGCTGAGCGAGGACGAGACGGCCGCCATTTACCCGGAGAAGGGGACGCAGAA agaggagatgaagtgGCGTAAGTGGACGGACGAGTGGCTCGTCCACCTCATCTCTCCCAACGTGTACAGGACCAGCGGCGAGGCTCTGGCGTCCTTCGACTACATCGTCCGCGAGGGAAACTTCGGGTCTTTTGAAGGTTTCTTTGCCAAATACGTGGGCGCGGCGGCCATGTTTGTCATCTCCAAGAGGCTGAAGAGACG acacaacctGCAGGACGACGTCAGGCAGGACCTGTACAAGGCCGTCAACGAGTGGGTGGCGGCCATCGGCAAGAAGAGGAAGTTCATGGGCGGAGACTGTCCCAACCTGGCCGACCtg GCCGTGTTCGGCGTCCTCAGAGTGATGGAAGGTCTGCAGGCGTTTGACGACATGATGAACAACACCAAAGTCAAGTGGTGGTACAGACGCATGGAGCGGGCCACGCTCGGCCACCACTGA